A portion of the Calliphora vicina chromosome 5, idCalVici1.1, whole genome shotgun sequence genome contains these proteins:
- the Cda9 gene encoding chitin deacetylase 8, whose product MLTLYRIVILSLICWCIDAASRTPLDFELKQAEACSTEKCQLPNCRCSGMTLPKEEFRGHEKEIPQFITVTFDDGVNAINYLQYQELFENLVNPDHCEVKATFYVSHEYTDYSKVNALYNEGHEIALHSITHGDGTEYWRQADVDLIMREFGNQIDILEKFAKINRKHIRGMRLPFLQISGNNSYIAAKRLGLLYDSSWPTQQYRNPAMWPYTLDYLSLQDCQIRPCPTASLAGLWVSPMVTWVDKQGYSCSMLDGCIYLPEDKVESLFEWMKENFHRHYDNNRAPFGMYLHAAWFGRSPNYIKAFRKFLEYANSLPDVYITTPTSVIQYMRHPTLGKPFKGCFKKPQTTCRPVSCALKKQTTGETRYMTVCDRCPEVYPWLDNPLGEI is encoded by the exons ATGTTAACACTATATAGAATTGTCATATTAAGTTTAATATGTTGGTGTATTGATGCAGCTTCTCGCACGCCTttggattttgaattaaaacagGCGGAGGCTTGCAGTACGGAGAAATGTCAGCTACCAAATTGCCGCTGTTCGGGCATGACTTTGCCGAAAGAGGAGTTTAGGGGTCATGAAAAGGAAATACCACAG TTCATCACTGTTACCTTCGATGATGGTGTTAATGCCATCAACTACTTGCAATACCAGGAGCTCTTTGAGAATCTTGTAAATCCCGATCATTGTGAGGTCAAGGCCACTTTCTATGTTTCCCACGAATACACCGATTACTCCAAAGTAAATGCTTTATACAATGAGGGCCATGAAATAGCTTTGCATTCCATAACACATGGTGATGGCACCGAGTACTGGCGTCAGGCTGATGTGGATCTCATCATGCGTGAATTTGGCAATCAAATTGATATTTTGGAGAAATTTGCCAAAATCAATCGTAAACATATAAGAGGAATGCGTTTGCCATTTTTACAAATCTCCGGAAATAATTCCTATATTGCGGCCAAACGTTTGGGTTTATTGTACGACAGTTCTTGGCCCACCCAGCAATATCGTAATCCCGCCATGTGGCCCTATACCTTGGATTATTTATCCTTGCAGGATTGCCAAATAAGACCCTGTCCAACGGCTTCTTTAGCAGGTTTGTGGGTTAGTCCCATGGTTACTTGGGTGGATAAGCAGGGCTATAGCTGTTCCATGTTGGATGGTTGCATTTACCTGCCCGAGGATAAGGTGGAGAGTTTGTTTGAGTGGATGAAGGAGAATTTCCATCGGCATTATGATAACAATAGGGCACCGTTTGGCATGTATTTGCATGCAGCTTGGTTTGGCAGAAGTCCAAATTATATTAAGGCTTTTAGAAA GTTCCTGGAGTATGCCAATAGCCTGCCCGATGTCTATATTACCACACCCACTTCGGTTATCCAGTACATGAGACATCCGACTTTGGGCAAACCTTTCAAGGGCTGCTTTAAGAAACCCCAAACCACTTGTCGCCCGGTATCTTGTgctctaaaaaaacaaacaactggAGAAACTCGATACATGACAGTTTGTGATCGTTGCCCGGAAGTTTATCCCTGGTTGGATAATCCTTTGGGGGAAATTTAA